The window AGGTGTGTCACGCGAGATAACCATATGGCGAAAACACTACTTTACGggttttccacttttttcattcacaCTGTTCACATTATCTTTCATTTTATCCACAATCGGGTTGAATATGTAGTACCCGCTGCAAACCCCGATGATGGTTGCCACACATATGCTTTTAAAGTCCGTTCTccgcttcattttttttgtagcttCCCTATGGCGTCAGAATGTAGGTGCCGTGCTGTGCGTTCGCAGTAGTGCAATATACTATATAGTAGTGTTGTATATAATGGGTCAAATCGCGCgattctctcctttttttgtaaaatttccCAAGTGCTGTTACAGTTATGGGTGAGAAGTTAAACAATCGAATTAGCGGAgtgagagagagaaaaaaaaaaagggcaactaTTCTACACGGTAAGCGTATGTGCAAATGTATGCGTCCCATGCATGTGCATTCCCCCAATGCAGTAACGTAGCAGTGGAGAAGCTCCCCTTCTGGAGCGGCACGAGCATCTATTTCACCTTCGCCGTTTTGTGTGTGTACGGAGGGGATAGCTCAACGAGTAATGCAGCTTCCGTGCCTTTTTCCTAATCAAGCATACTTTAAACGCCCCTCTTTTTCCATCCCTTTCTATGTGAAGTGAAACACCATTGAGTAGTGTCCCATCAACAACGAGATGTGTAGATAGGCATACTCTATGCGCGTAAACTGATTAGGCCTCCCTGCATATGTATCTTTCGCTTAGATGTGGTGATACACAAAATGGCCCCCACGAGAACTCGCTTTATAAAGGCGATTTGAATAGGAAATTTCCCCAATTGGTAAATCTTCTATTTGTTTTAAGGGTTACGTTGCGGGCTGATCCTTGCCACATTAGCAAAAGAGCACCCcccggaaaaaaaaaaagaaagtaatTTTCAATATCCTCCCCATGTAGATAatgttgcaaaaatgaaatggtgacaaaattaataaaaaaaatgtggtcCCCCTTTGTGTAAGTAACCCTTCTCCCTCTTAACTTCTTATCCTTGCGCGCGAATGGGGCGAATAAAATTTGGGATGCGCAGtagagagaaaataaaaatggggatcGTCCGAGGAGAAAAGGGCCTGGATGGCACATACGCAATGGAGAAATCTGCACAGGTAACATGAGCCAAGTACGTATGCgcataatatatgtacatccATCGAGGCATACCCGCTTGCACAATGCTGAGTGCTGCTAACATGCGACTACATGGGTGATCGTCCCTATTCTGGAGAAAGCCGAAAAAACGGGCCATTGTTTACCCCTGCGCGTGGGTCAATGTGcccccctttccttttcttccccttgacACAGCGCTAGCGtcaagtgcaaaaaaaaaaaaaaaaaaaaaaaaaaattgttaaatcgcctgaacagttcataaaaagtgaacatTTTATACCCTTGCCGTTCAtgcgaatttaaaaaaaaaagttctcATTTAGCTATTTTAGCGAAAAGTGCCCAataatttttcctccattcGGTCATTCGTACATCGTACCTGTTGTTAACAAGCATATTTAACCATATTGACCACACTTACCATTTTAACCACATTTACCATTTTAACCACATTTACCATTTCAACCATATTCACCACATTCACATAACGCGCAAAGCAGCAGATTCTTCGTTGTGCCCATTCAATTTTAACCATTTGTACGTGTTGCATATACGTAATTTACCCCCCCCAGCACAGAGCTtagcttcccatttttttcacatcccCCTGTTCAAACATGGCTAGCAACGCAAATTTATTAACCGTGAAGGGCGAAGGGGACTATGGCAAACTGAACGCCTTTTTCGCTGATCACTCGTACTACCAAAATCACATGCTAAGTGCCATGGATTTGAAGATCTTTAATCAGATAAAATGTGTGGTAAATAAGGATACGTACCCCCATTTGTATCGTTGGTATAAGCATATCGACTCCTTACCCAGTTATGTCACAGATCAGTTTAAGGATCCaaacgaaaaggggaaaaaagcgGGAGGTAGCCACGCaccagagaaaaaaaatgtcccaGAAGATGATGATGTTGATAACGATATTGACCTATTCGGGGACAGCAATAATGATGAGCAGAGCATTctcttagaaaaaaaaaaacagaaagaagaagaattaaaaaagaagaaacaaaaagaaaaggagaaaaataggTCCATTTTAATTATCGAAATAAAACCCAAATCAATTGACACAGATATTAGTAAAATACCCAAACttgttaaacaaaaaattgttgatgaaaatatcaaatggggtgaagaagtaaaaaaattacccgTAGCATTTGGACTGTACAAACTTCACATGTCTTGTATTATATATGACGATTTTGTCAATACGAATGACTTGATggagaaaatagaaaacatTGACTTGGATAATGAGgaggacaagaaaaagaggaagctaATTCTTGGCTTGGATGGAGAGGAAAACGGCGACAACAGTGACGAGGAGGCCGACGACGATGTGAATTATGAAGAGGTGGAGGACGACCTGGACTTCCTGGTGCAGTCGGCCGAGATTATTACCTTCAACAAGTTGTGAGCAggcgtacatacatatgtatataatatatgcatatttacatatatatatatgtacacatgtgtgcacctGTTGCGACGGCAGGGGtggttcccccccccaaagtTGGCACGCATACAGACCAAGCGCACATGCATGGCGAAGCCGTATGTACACTGCCTTGCGTACCCTGTCACTGAAGCGAAAAATGTACATCTTCCCAAATgcgtgattttttttttttNNNNNNNNNNNNNNNNNNNNNNNNNNNNNNNNNNNNNNNNNNNNNNNNNNNNNNNNNNNNNNNNNNNNNNNNNNNNNNNNNNNNNNNNNNNNNNNNNNNNNNNNNNNNNNNNNNNNNNNNNNNNNNNNNNNNNNNNNNNNNNNNNNNNNNNNNNNNNNNNNNNNNNNNNNNNNNNNNNNNNNNNNNNNNNNNNNNNNNNNNNNNNNNNNNNNNNNNNNNNNNNNNNNNNNNNNNNNNNNNNNNNNNNNNNNNNNNNNNNNNNNNNNNNNNNNNNNNNNNNNNNNNNNNNNNNNNNNNNNNNNNNNNNNNNNNNNNNNNNNNNNNNNNNNNNNNNNNNNNNNNNNNNNNNNNNNNNNNNNNNNNNNNNNNNNNNNNNNNNNNNNNNNNNNNNNNNNNNNNNNNNNNNNNNNNNNNNNNNNNNNNNNNNNNNNNNNNNNNNNNNNNNNNNNNNNNNNNNNNNNNNNNNNNNNNNNNNNNNNNNNNNNNNNNNNNNNNNNNNNNNNNNNNNNNNNNNNNNNNNNNNNNNNNNNNNNNNNNNNNNNNNNNNNNNNNNNNNNNNNNNNNNNNNNNNNNNNNNNNNNNNNNNNNNNNNNNNNNNNNNNNNNNNNNNNNNNNNNNNNaaaaaagaaaaaaaagaaaagaaaaaaaagaaaaaaaaaaaaaaaaatttttaaatcgcTACAACTCTGCTGCACTGGTGCAACGAAACCGCGAAACAGCGAAACCGCGAACGGAACAGGCCTACTTGTAACTGACGATAAAGTCGCCCTCCTTTATGTGCAGAATGACCGAGTCGTTGGGCTGAATCTTAATGTTGTATATACCATCAATGTACACGATGGTGTTGCTCGTGCAGGTCCGTATATTCACGTACTGGCAGTTGTACACATGGTCCGTAGAGTCGTACACGCTATTTTCCACGGGCTCTTTCACAATACACTTCATATGTTTGCTACTGGGATGGAAGCAAATGgaattatttatgtactcAGAAAAAACGTCATAGTTGATCGGCTGGATATTCTCCTTCACAACATCATTTTGTATACGTACAAATTCGtcgataatatttttcattttttttttgtcaattttgttaacattGTATGCCCAAGCAGTCGACCCAGTCCCACTCGTAATCAACAGAGCCGTACTCTTTAGcttctttataattttattgtctatatttatgtacgtGCAGATATTATTTTTGACTGCCTCGTAAATATACACCTCGTTAATACTTCTGTacgtttttccttcttcctcgttGCATCTTTTGATGTACACCGTGATGTATTTCCTGTGTACCTTTTGATGCTTGTTCGTTTCGAAGAAGCATTTGAGTGTGTTCCTGGCGTACTCCTCCGCACTAATGGTGAGATTATCTGAGCACTCGCGCCCCGTGGCGAGGAGGGCGGTGAACGGGTTGTTGCAAGGTTGCGTGTGCGGGGGCAGGCCAGCATCGCCAGCTTGACTGCTTTGCCTGAGCTCGAGCGATTGGAGCGATTGGAGCGATTCTAGCGATTGGACCGGTTTGACCGGTTTGACCGGTTTGACCGATTGGACCGACTTTACTTCCTCCACCGTGCGGTTGTTCCCCTCCCCTGCCCACCTCTTCTCAGGGGCACTGTTGTGCTCATCCATGTCCACACCCTCATAACACAAACTGTTATTTTGAGCAATACGCTCCATcgtgttcacatttttgaaatcggATTCTTCCATTTGATGTTCATCACAATGATCACTCCTCATCCTGTTgaccttttccttttccctttcctccCTCTCTTTGAGATTCCTAATAAAATTGGACACATCCGTaaagatgaaatttttttttttttgttataaatTTCTTCGAATTCTTCAAATGATTCATACGAGTagtttatttcattttcagGGTCTACATGGAAGTACTCCAGACAGAGTTTCCCTTCAGATCCCCTAGGGTCACTGTTGATTCCAACCAGCTCGAtgtgtttcttcttccccccagaGGTGTCATCTACGATATATTTGTTCGCGATTATGTGCGCGGACTCGAGGTATGTTCCGTCTCCGCCTtggagggaaaaatggaaatgcaCATGAGATGTGTACACCCACGAGGAGCATACGAATATGCGCATGCGATGTGTATACCCACGAGGAGCATACGAATATGCACATCCGATGTGTATACCCACGTGGAGCATACGAATATGCAGACGGAGGATATACATCCACGCTGACCAGGCAGACAACCCTACCCACGCTGAAAATCGCATCCGGAGAAAAAATACTGGAGCTGCTGATGCAGATATTTTCAATGTTCCGCTTATACGCCTTAAGGATCGACACATGCGATCTGTACTTTGTCCTCAATATATTAATGACGTTGTTTACTATAAGAGTATGCGTAAAGTGAGAAAtataaacagaaaaaaaatttcgcaaAATATAATCGTCTTTAAATCCTTGCTTCCTTAAATTGTCATATTTGGTGTACTTTTCGATTAATAGAATtcgatcatatttttttaaaatgacttCACTTGGGAGGTCGCCGCATGTGCTGTGCGGCGTGGGACTGGAGGCAGGCTCCCCCAGACAACTGTGCGGCGTGGGTTCCGTTTCGCCAGAACGGTTAACAGCGCAAACGGGGCTAACATGGTTAATGGCGCTGCTTCCGTCGCTACTTCCGCCGATGCTTCCTTCGCTACTTCCGCCGCTTCTCCCGCCGATGCTTCCTTCGCTGCTTCCATCACTGGCGTCGCTTCTTCCGCCACTGCCCCCCGTGGAGTAGCCACTTATGgcgatttttttacaactcaTGTGGGGATTCGTCATCatcttcctccactttgcAAAGCAGAAGTTATTCGTTTTGCAGACCTTGCCGACGCTTATGTGTTTGGGGATGTATGACATGGCACAGTTATATTATTATCGTATCATTTCACCCCTCTGTACGGAGCGGCATCTATGATCGCATCGCCGGCGCCAGCAGTTTCATTTGCGACACGGTGTAGCCAAATATGTGTAccatatgtgtacatgtgtatgtacatatgtacatatgcatatatatatgtgcgttATTAGGGCGCCCTCCTGATGGGATGTGCTGATTCACTCGCTGCGATAAACCTGTGAGTTAAAGCAACTCCTACCTCGGGGAAGTGGTGACCCCTTTGGAAGGTGTTCAGGGGGAATGCTTATATCTACGTGCTAAACTCATgagaagatttttttttttttgtactgtTTGGAGTGACGCTCCTGATGGGTAGTAAAGCAGGTGTGGGTCCTATGGCGTTCGATATGTATTATGGCCTGCCCAGCTCCTTTCCTtcgtctgttttttttttttttttttttttttttcccttcgcTTCCTTATCTATACattctgcaaaaaatgagaCTTCTTTAATTCGCGACTTATTGTCCTTGTATGTTCCCTTTGCTGCGGCctgcttttcattttttcgttcgcCAAATTCCTGGTTGGTCCGCTTTCAGGAtcgctaatttttttttcgcatcaCTTGGGGATCCTTCACACTGCCTCATCGGCATAATTATTGCCAATCAATCTATGTACCCTTTTTATGTCGTCtagggttcatttttttttttttttttcctaactTGTTTAATTCAGCCGTCGGGTGGATGATAACAGCGCACCGCCAGCAGCACTCAGAAGTGAGCAGCAATTAATTTTGTGCCCCggctaaaaaatattccttgcgttgccctccttttttttttttttttgcaaaatgtttTTGCCCTTGAGGGGAAAGTGGCGTGCGCCGTGGGGTCCTCCCCCAGTGGTTAACAGAACGGGCAGTTCGCCATGCGTATATACctatttatgtacatgtacatgcacatgcacatgtatgtttgtattttttttttttcttttttaatttcccgcTCTGCGTGGCACAAAGGTGTGTAGTAAATTTGCCTATTCGGAATGGTCCTGCGGAGAGGCAGCACAATTGGCGCGCTCCTAAGCAGAGCATGTTCATTCCGATATGCAAATTTACGCACATAGTGTTGTATACCCTTTGCTTATTTGCTTTTCCTTCGATGGGGATTTTACAGCTGGGTTATTACAACCCTTGTGGGAGGGGAAGCACTGAATTGGCAACTCCTTCTGTAGAGCCCCTTCCCAGTTCgctgcaaaaaataaatgttccttttttttcgcatattCCCTTGTATCGCCATTCTTTTGAAGGCAAACTGTGTGCACATTGGACGGTATGTTTGTTTCACGTCCGTTTGGTTTCTTCCCACGGGCGGACGGCATCACCACGATGGGACGGTTGCGCTGGTACGCGGTTGTCATGCTAGTTGCGGTTGCGCAggtcacaaaaatgaacaacaaaaaaaaacacacacacgaaatggcgaaatggcgaaatgaaGAGGGGGGTGCGAATAAACAATTCGGATGGgtccccctccccttcccGAACTGACCAGTCCTCACGAACGTCTAAACCCTcacaaaaacgaaatgaactACACACCAagcatttatttcttccgCAATATGGCCAGCAGGGATGAAGGCAAATTAaccttcacaattttgtccTCGTGCTTAAACACCGTTATTTGCAAACCAGGCTCCAGGTACTCCTCCGAAATGCCAAAAATATTCATGGGTATTTCTATgtcttcataattttcatccAAGCATACGACtatgtttttttgcttgtCCGTGTACTGTATCTGCACGTTTGTTTTGACcggttcaattttttccaccttcgCCTGGCACGCGAACTTGACTGAGGAGCTCTTTAACGTGCTCAGGTCGATGAAGGAGATCTGCGTGGGGGAGGGAAACGGACCGAATTTAGCTAGTGGAGCGAATGGGGCGAAGCGAACCAAGGGAAGGGAATACCTTCCGTGGCACAGTTACATAAGCGTGTGCCTATCATGTCTGGaggtacacatatgtgcatgcgAATTGTAGGGACTTCACGATGCTGGAGATGTGCCCCATCCTTTGTAGCTTTACCATGTTCGTTGTGGCTAGTCGGCCCTGCTTGACCTGCCTCTGTTCAGTCACCTCGCAATATTTGTCATTGTGGAGGAATATGTGCCCACTCCTCAACTCGTTCGCTAGCACCGACACGTATCTTTTGGTTTGTAAAAAAGTGTTGCCATCTAACATGCACGCCCTGCGTAGCAGGTGGCGGCTTAGCTGGCTGGCCTGCATGGGGCACACGCGGTGTGATAAATTATCCTGGGGTTTGTAGGACTTCCCCGTGAGCGCAGTTCGGCAGAGCGGGTCGGCAGCGCGGTTAATGCAAACGTTCGCTCGCTCGAGTGGCACCTTTTATCTTTATCTTTAGCTTTATCTTTATCCCAGGTGAGGGGCGCCCTACCAAATGGGTACCTAACGATGGCGGGAAATTTCACCTAAATAGTTCATATCAATTTTGCGATCACTCCAATCGGCTCTTTCTGAGAAAGAGTTTTTTCTCCTCGACGGGTAATTCGCTCCTACGTTAtgcacaggaaaaaaaaagggatgaggGACGAGCCAACTTGGTAAGCGATCAGGTAAGCGCTAggctgtttatttttattttttttttttcccggtGTATGTATCCCCGCTTAGCTACTCTCCAGGATTACTTCTCCAAAAGGGATGGTCCAACTCCCCGCTGCTATGCTTGCACTCTTATGGGGTCCGCCAAATTGCGGAACAGCGCCACCATTTCGTTCGACCGCCATTATACAGGATGAATTTATGTGCCGCGAATGGAGACCCCCAAATGGAGGTCTCCCAAGTGGAGGTCTCCCAACTGGTCATATGTCCCGTTAACCAGCAAAAAGCACAttcaaatgagaaaattaaaaaataacagcgTAATGTTCACACGTATAGGCAACTGCTTGGGGCGGCCCGTCAGACCACCGCCCACGNNNNNNNNNNNNNNNNNNNNNNNNNNNNNNNNNNNNNNNNNNNNNNNNNNNNNNNNNNNNNNNNNNNNNNaaaaaaaaaaaaaaaaaaaaaaaaaaaaaaaaaaaaaaaaaaaaaaaaaaaaaaaaaaattaaaaaaaaaaaaaaatcaaaatagctagctgtagagggaggacaaaaaaacgTAAATGTTCCAAAACGAGT of the Plasmodium cynomolgi strain B DNA, chromosome 7, whole genome shotgun sequence genome contains:
- a CDS encoding elongation factor 1B (putative); the protein is MASNANLLTVKGEGDYGKLNAFFADHSYYQNHMLSAMDLKIFNQIKCVVNKDTYPHLYHQFKDPNEKGKKAGGSHAPEKKNVPEDDDVDNDIDLFGDSNNDEQSILLEKKKQKEEELKKKKQKEKEKNRSILIIEIKPKSIDTDISKIPKLVKQKIVDENIKWGEEVKKLPVAFGLYKLHMSCIIYDDFVNTNDLMEKIENIDLDNEEDKKKRKLILGLDGEENGDNSDEEADDDVNYEEVEDDLDFLVQSAEIITFNKL
- a CDS encoding hypothetical protein (putative) gives rise to the protein NLKEREEREKEKVNRMRSDHCDEHQMEESDFKNVNTMERIAQNNSLCYEGVDMDEHNSAPEKRWAGEGNNRTVEEVKSVQSVKPVKPVKPVQSLESLQSLQSLELRQSSQAGDAGLPPHTQPCNNPFTALLATGRECSDNLTISAEEYARNTLKCFFETNKHQKVHRKYITVYIKRCNEEEGKTYRSINEVYIYEAVKNNICTYINIDNKIIKKLKSTALLITSGTGSTAWAYNVNKIDKKKMKNIIDEFVRIQNDVVKENIQPINYDVFSEYINNSICFHPSSKHMKCIVKEPVENSVYDSTDHVYNCQYVNIRTCTSNTIVYIDGIYNIKIQPNDSVILHIKEGDFIVSYK
- a CDS encoding hypothetical protein (putative), with the translated sequence MLDGNTFLQTKRYVSVLANELRSGHIFLHNDKYCEVTEQRQVKQGRLATTNMLNSVRFPPPRRSPSST